In Piliocolobus tephrosceles isolate RC106 chromosome 12, ASM277652v3, whole genome shotgun sequence, one DNA window encodes the following:
- the LOC111530583 gene encoding DDB1- and CUL4-associated factor 8-like protein 1: protein MSHQEGSTDGLPDLGTESLLSSPEEQSGAAVATVASSGTEMAAAEPSTGDGGDTRDGGFPNDASTENQDTDLESSSEDVELESVEDFQHFFVSGEGLFYYPLVGEEATEREEEEEEMEEEEGEEEEEQPRVCPRCGGANHEQCLLEEDRALEEWISSETSALPRPRWQVLTALRQRQLGSSARFVYEACGARAFVQRFCLQGLLGGHDGSVSTVHFNQRGTRLASSGDDLRVIVWDWVRQKPVLNFESGHDINVIQAKFFPNCGDSIMAMCGHDGQVRVAELINASYCENTRCVARHRGPAHELALEPDSPYKFLTSGEDAVVFTIDLRQDRPASKVVVTREKDKKVGLYTISMNPANIYQFAVGGHDHFVRIYDQRRIDVKENNGVLKKFTPHHLVNCDFSVSITCIVYSHDGTELLASYNDEDIYLFNSSDSDGAQYVKRYKGHRNNATIKCVNFYGPRSEFVVSGSDCGHIFFWEKSSCQIIQFMEGDRGGIVNCLEPHPYLPVLATSGLDQHVKIWTPTAKAATELTGLKDVIKKNKQERDEDNLHRIDPFDNHVLRFFMRHLAQRGRHPGWRGHGAEFPNEELGESSSRSDTSEEEGQDRVQCLPS, encoded by the coding sequence ATGTCCCACCAAGAGGGCAGCACAGATGGCTTACCAGACTTAGGGACTGAAAGCCTGTTAAGCAGCCCAGAGGAGCAGTCTGGAGCAGCAGTGGCGACGGTGGCCTCCTCCGGCACTGAAATGGCGGCCGCAGAACCATCGACCGGAGATGGCGGTGATACCAGGGATGGTGGTTTCCCAAACGATGCCAGCACAGAAAATCAAGACACAGACCTAGAAAGTTCAAGTGAAGACGTCGAACTTGAAAGTGTGGAGGATTTTCAGCATTTCTTCGTGAGTGGTGAAGGTTTATTTTATTACCCCTTAGTGGGAGAGGAGGCGacagaaagggaggaggaagaagaagagatggaggaggaggaaggggaggaggaagaagaacagCCTCGGGTGTGTCCACGATGCGGTGGCGCCAACCATGAGCAGTGTTTGTTAGAGGAGGATCGGGCGCTGGAGGAGTGGATTTCCTCAGAGACGTCTGCCCTGCCCCGACCTCGCTGGCAAGTCCTTACTGCTCTTCGCCAGCGGCAGCTGGGTTCAAGTGCCCGCTTTGTATATGAGGCCTGTGGGGCAAGAGCCTTTGTGCAGCGTTTCTGCCTGCAGGGTCTTCTTGGAGGCCATGATGGTTCTGTCAGTACTGTACACTTTAACCAGCGTGGCACCCGGCTGGCCAGTAGCGGTGATGACTTAAGGGTGATAGTGTGGGACTGGGTGCGGCAGAAGCCAGTACTGAACTTTGAGAGTGGTCACGATATTAATGTCATCCAGGCTAAGTTCTTTCCTAACTGTGGTGATTCCATCATGGCCATGTGTGGCCATGATGGACAGGTACGGGTAGCAGAACTAATTAATGCATCGTATTGCGAGAATACTAGGtgtgtggccaggcacaggggaCCTGCCCACGAGttggctctggagccagactctCCTTATAAGTTCCTCACTTCAGGTGAAGATGCCGTTGTGTTCACCATAGACCTCAGACAAGACCGGCCAGCTTCAAAAGTTGTGGTAACAAGAGAAAAGGATAAGAAAGTGGGACTGTATACAATCTCTATGAATCCTGCCAATATTTACCAATTTGCAGTGGGTGGACATGATCACTTTGTAAGGATTTATGACCAGAGGAGAATTGATGTGAAAGAAAACAATGGAGTACTCAAGAAATTCACTCCTCATCATCTGGTTAATTGTGATTTCTCAGTAAGCATCACCTGCATTGTGTACAGCCACGATGGCACAGAGCTCCTGGCCAGCTACAATGATGAAGATATTTACCTCTTCAACTCCTCTGACAGTGATGGTGCTCAATATGTTAAGAGATATAAGGGGCacagaaataatgccacaatCAAATGTGTTAATTTCTATGGCCCCAGGAGTGAGTTTGTTGTGAGCGGTAGTGATTGTGGGCATATCTTCTTCTGGGAGAAATCATCCTGCCAGATCATCCAGTTCATGGAAGGGGACAGAGGAGGTATAGTAAACTGTCTGGAACCCCACCCTTACCTACCAGTGTTGGCGACCAGTGGCCTAGATCAGCATGTCAAGATCTGGACACCCACAGCTAAAGCTGCCACTGAGCTTACTGGGTTAAAAGATGTGATTAAGAAGAACAAGCAGGAACGAGATGAAGATAACTTGCACCGTATCGACCCGTTTGACAACCACGTACTTCGGTTCTTCATGCGTCACCTGGCACAGAGAGGTCGTCACCCCGGCTGGAGAGGTCATGGAGCTGAGTTCCCAAATGAAGAGCTGGGTGAGTCTTCCAGCCGCTCAGATACATCCGAGGAGGAGGGCCAAGATCGAGTGCAGTGCTTGCCATCCTGA